The following are encoded in a window of Actinomycetota bacterium genomic DNA:
- the thiE gene encoding thiamine phosphate synthase yields MTLRDGAWRRQRLADARLYLCTPQRDDLEAFLDTVLAAGVDIVQLRDKDAARTALVRAAETLRVTVERHEALFIVNDDPELAVEVGADGVHVGQDDPSPRDAREVVGDQLMIGRSTHDVGQVSRALKEDCDYFAVGPVHATPTKAGRPPAGLAPVRLAAAVARDKPWFAIGGMAPDTVPEVRAAGARRVVVVRAITDAADPGAAVAQLRAALEG; encoded by the coding sequence GTGACGCTGCGCGACGGTGCGTGGCGTCGACAGCGCCTGGCCGACGCTCGGCTGTACCTGTGCACTCCCCAGCGCGACGACCTCGAAGCCTTCCTCGACACCGTGCTGGCGGCCGGCGTCGACATCGTGCAGCTGCGGGACAAGGACGCGGCCCGCACCGCCCTGGTACGCGCCGCCGAGACCTTGCGGGTCACCGTCGAGCGCCACGAGGCGCTGTTCATCGTCAACGACGACCCCGAGTTGGCGGTCGAGGTCGGCGCGGACGGCGTCCACGTCGGCCAGGACGATCCCTCGCCCCGTGACGCCCGCGAGGTGGTCGGCGATCAGCTGATGATCGGGCGCTCCACCCACGACGTCGGGCAGGTGTCGCGGGCGCTGAAGGAGGACTGCGACTACTTCGCGGTCGGGCCGGTGCACGCCACCCCGACCAAGGCCGGCCGCCCACCGGCGGGCCTGGCCCCGGTGCGACTGGCCGCCGCGGTGGCCCGCGACAAGCCGTGGTTCGCGATCGGCGGGATGGCGCCCGACACCGTCCCCGAGGTGCGCGCCGCCGGGGCACGGCGCGTCGTGGTGGTGCGCGCCATCACCGATGCCGCCGACCCGGGCGCGGCGGTGGCCCAGCTGCGCGCCGCCCTGGAGGGCTGA